The DNA sequence GCGTAGAGGTGCAGGGTCGCCACCACGCTGCGCGCGGACGACTCCCAGTCCGCGTACAGCTCGCGGGCCAGCGGGTCCAGGAACACGAACCGGGCCATGTTGCGCTCGCGCGACGGCAGCGCGTCGAAGTCGCGGTAGAGCGCCTTCGCCAGCCGGTTGGCGGCCAGCACGTCCAGGCGCCGGCCGGTGACCATCGCCGGGACGTCGGTCAGCGTCTCCAGCACCCGCAGCAGCCCGGGCCGGACGCGCTGGGGTGCCGGGGTCCGCGGCCGCCGCCGGCTCGGTTTGGCCAGCGCGAACAGGTGCCGCCGCTCGGTTTCGTCCAGCCGCAGCGCCCGCGCGATCGCGTCGAGCACCGACTCCGAGACGTTCAGGTTCCGGCCGCGTTCGAGCCGGACGTAGTAGTCGACGCTCACCCCGGCCAGCCGCGCGACCTCCTCCCGCCGCAGCCCCGGGACGCGCCGGACCCCGGGTTCCGGCGGGAGCCCGGCGTCCTCGGGCGTCACCCGGGCGCGGCGGGCCCGCAGGAAGTCCCGCAGTTCCGGGTTGCCTTCGCTCATCCGTCCAGCGTAGGACGGCCGCGGCGCGCGTGCGGGGGTCTGCTGGACCCCCGGTAGGGCCAGTCCTCCCACCCGGGCGGGCGGCGGGGGTTACCTGGAGGCAAGTCACCGAGAAGGAAGAACGAGATGGAACGCGAAATCCTGGGCGGCACGGGCATGTCCGTCAGCCGCTTCGCCTTCGGCGCGATGATGCTGGGCGCCATGGGCAACACCGACCGCGCCGAGTCGGTGCGGATGATCCACGCGGCGCTGGACGCCGGGATCAACTTCGTCGACACCGCCGACGTCTACTCCCACGGCGAGTCGGAGGTGATCGTCGGCGAGGCGCTCAACGGCCGCCGCGACGACGTCGTGCTCGCGACGAAGTTCTCCATGCCGATGGGCCCCGACGCCAACCAGGCGGGGGCCTCGCCGCGGTGGATCAAGCTGGCCGTCGAAGCCAGCCTGAATCGGCTCGGCACCGACCGGATCGACCTCTACCAGCTCCACCGGCCCGATCACCTGACCGACATCGACGAGACCCTGGGCGCGCTGTCCGAGCTCGTCCGCGCGGGCAAGGTGCGCGCGATCGGGTCCTCGACGTTCC is a window from the Amycolatopsis sp. NBC_00355 genome containing:
- a CDS encoding helix-turn-helix transcriptional regulator, with amino-acid sequence MSEGNPELRDFLRARRARVTPEDAGLPPEPGVRRVPGLRREEVARLAGVSVDYYVRLERGRNLNVSESVLDAIARALRLDETERRHLFALAKPSRRRPRTPAPQRVRPGLLRVLETLTDVPAMVTGRRLDVLAANRLAKALYRDFDALPSRERNMARFVFLDPLARELYADWESSARSVVATLHLYAGRNPHDPALAELIGELSVRDHDFRGWWADHDVYQRTHGTKHYRHPVVGDLVLGYEAMAPTGDQDQVLGVHTVEPGSPSAEALRLLASWAAEPATS